The Sulfuriferula thiophila genome window below encodes:
- the lepB gene encoding signal peptidase I — protein sequence MNFALIMFVALVATGLIWLIDSVFFKPKRSSDANMPVLAEYAKSFFPVILAVFMLRSFLVEPFKIPSGSMLSTLLVGDFILVNKYTYGIRIPLINTKIVEVNQPKNGDVMVFRFPQDPSLDYIKRVIGVPGDTVTYHNKKLTINGKPISQEKDGIYSYVASGLNAVSANQYLEKLGTHEHKILIQPEMPTVFVDQVDSQFPHRQNCDYNDEGFTCKVPQGYYFMMGDNRDSSNDSRYWGFVPDRNIVGRAFMIWWNFDDLSRIGHFIE from the coding sequence ATGAATTTCGCATTAATCATGTTTGTTGCACTGGTGGCCACCGGATTAATCTGGCTGATTGATAGCGTTTTTTTCAAACCGAAACGCAGCAGCGATGCCAATATGCCAGTACTGGCAGAATATGCCAAAAGCTTTTTCCCGGTGATCCTGGCGGTGTTTATGTTGCGCTCGTTTTTGGTTGAGCCGTTCAAAATCCCGTCCGGCTCCATGCTCTCCACCCTGCTGGTAGGCGACTTCATCCTGGTCAACAAATACACCTATGGCATCCGCATCCCGCTGATCAACACTAAAATCGTCGAAGTCAACCAGCCGAAAAATGGCGATGTGATGGTATTCCGCTTTCCACAGGACCCCAGCCTGGATTACATCAAGCGTGTCATTGGCGTACCTGGCGACACTGTCACCTACCACAACAAGAAACTCACCATTAACGGCAAACCCATCAGCCAGGAAAAAGACGGCATTTATAGCTATGTAGCCAGCGGCCTGAATGCCGTTAGCGCCAATCAATACCTGGAAAAACTCGGTACGCACGAGCATAAAATACTGATACAGCCAGAAATGCCTACCGTGTTCGTAGATCAGGTTGATAGCCAGTTCCCACACCGTCAGAATTGTGATTACAATGACGAAGGATTTACCTGTAAAGTACCGCAAGGCTACTATTTCATGATGGGTGATAACCGTGACAGCAGCAACGACAGCCGTTACTGGGGATTCGTGCCTGATCGCAACATTGTCGGTCGCGCCTTCATGATCTGGTGGAATTTCGACGACCTGAGCCGCATTGGTCATTTCATAGAATAA
- the lepA gene encoding translation elongation factor 4, which produces MMKNIRNFSIIAHIDHGKSTMADRIIQLCGGLSAREMEAQVLDSMDLERERGITIKAQTAALEYKARDGQIYQLHLIDTPGHVDFSYEVSRSLSACEGALLVVDASQGVEAQTVANCYTATELGVEVVPVLNKIDLPSAEPDRVIQEIEDIIGIEASDAVRASAKTGLGIEDVIEAVIAKIPPPKGDPEAPLKALIIDSWFDNYVGVVMLVRVMDGKIQPKQKIRLMATNTVHLTEQVGVFTPKARPRPELSAGDVGFIIAGIKELKAAKVGDTVTLDANPASEALPGFKEIKPQVFAGLYPVESHDYDALRDALEKLKLNDASLQYEPEVSQALGFGFRCGFLGLLHMEIVQERLEREYDMDLITTAPTVIYQIVMKDGEVIEIENPSKLPDLSKIEEIREPIITATILVPEEYLGNVMTLCTQKRGAQTNMQYMGRQVMLNYDMPMNEVVMDFFDRLKSATRGYASLDYDFKEFRTADLVKLDILVNSEKVDALSLIVHRATSQYKGRELASKMRELIPRQMFDVAIQAAIGAQIIARENVKALRKNVLAKCYGGDISRKRKLLEKQKAGKKRMKQVGNVEIPQEAFLAILQVGDK; this is translated from the coding sequence TTGATGAAAAATATACGTAACTTTTCCATTATCGCGCATATCGACCATGGCAAATCCACTATGGCAGATCGAATCATCCAGCTCTGCGGCGGCTTATCCGCTCGCGAGATGGAAGCGCAAGTACTTGATTCAATGGATTTAGAGCGTGAGCGCGGCATTACTATCAAAGCGCAAACCGCCGCACTGGAATACAAGGCCCGCGATGGTCAGATTTACCAGTTGCATCTTATCGACACACCGGGGCACGTCGATTTTTCCTATGAAGTCAGCCGTTCATTGTCCGCCTGCGAGGGCGCATTACTGGTAGTCGATGCGTCACAAGGCGTAGAAGCGCAAACTGTTGCCAACTGCTATACCGCGACCGAACTCGGTGTAGAAGTCGTTCCCGTGCTGAATAAAATCGACTTACCCTCTGCCGAGCCTGATCGCGTTATTCAGGAAATTGAAGACATTATCGGGATAGAAGCCAGTGATGCGGTGCGTGCTTCAGCCAAGACAGGCTTGGGTATTGAAGATGTCATTGAAGCCGTCATCGCCAAAATCCCGCCACCCAAAGGCGATCCCGAAGCCCCGCTCAAGGCGTTAATTATCGATTCGTGGTTTGATAACTACGTCGGCGTAGTCATGCTGGTACGGGTAATGGACGGCAAAATCCAGCCCAAACAAAAAATCCGGCTGATGGCCACCAATACCGTGCATCTTACCGAGCAAGTTGGCGTGTTCACTCCAAAGGCCCGACCACGGCCTGAACTGTCTGCCGGCGACGTCGGTTTCATCATTGCCGGCATCAAGGAACTGAAAGCTGCCAAAGTCGGGGATACGGTAACACTGGATGCCAACCCGGCCAGCGAAGCCCTGCCCGGCTTCAAGGAAATCAAGCCACAGGTGTTTGCCGGTCTGTATCCTGTCGAGTCGCATGACTATGACGCATTGCGTGATGCACTGGAAAAGCTCAAGCTTAACGACGCCTCACTACAGTATGAGCCTGAAGTATCGCAAGCGCTGGGCTTTGGCTTCCGTTGCGGCTTCCTGGGACTGCTGCACATGGAAATCGTACAGGAGCGCCTCGAGCGCGAGTACGATATGGACCTTATCACCACCGCCCCCACGGTGATCTATCAGATCGTGATGAAGGACGGCGAAGTAATAGAAATCGAGAATCCGTCCAAGCTCCCTGATTTGTCCAAAATCGAAGAAATCCGTGAACCTATTATCACCGCCACCATCCTGGTGCCGGAAGAATATCTCGGCAATGTGATGACACTGTGTACGCAGAAGCGCGGTGCCCAAACCAACATGCAATACATGGGCCGTCAGGTCATGCTCAATTACGACATGCCGATGAATGAAGTGGTGATGGACTTCTTTGACCGGCTGAAATCTGCAACCCGTGGATATGCTTCACTCGATTATGATTTCAAGGAATTCCGCACCGCTGATCTGGTCAAACTCGACATTCTCGTCAATAGTGAAAAGGTCGATGCTCTGTCCCTCATTGTTCACCGCGCGACCAGCCAGTACAAAGGTCGCGAACTGGCTTCCAAAATGCGCGAACTCATCCCGCGCCAGATGTTCGACGTCGCCATTCAGGCTGCCATCGGCGCGCAGATCATCGCGCGTGAAAACGTCAAGGCATTGCGCAAGAATGTGCTGGCCAAGTGTTACGGCGGCGACATCAGCCGTAAGCGTAAACTGCTGGAAAAACAAAAAGCGGGTAAGAAACGCATGAAACAGGTTGGTAACGTTGAGATTCCTCAAGAAGCCTTTCTGGCAATTTTGCAAGTTGGCGATAAATAA
- a CDS encoding glutaredoxin family protein, giving the protein MANKPPHLTVYLRRYCHLCHDLLAKLLPYQQQFGIVINEVDIDTDPVLEERYGTLIPVLTDENGEEICHYFLDEGALTAYLRKH; this is encoded by the coding sequence ATGGCCAATAAACCACCTCACCTTACCGTATATTTACGGCGCTATTGTCACCTGTGTCATGACCTGCTTGCCAAACTGCTCCCCTACCAGCAGCAGTTTGGCATAGTGATCAACGAAGTTGATATAGACACAGACCCAGTGCTGGAAGAACGCTATGGCACACTGATTCCAGTGCTGACAGATGAAAACGGCGAAGAAATTTGCCATTATTTTCTGGATGAAGGCGCGCTTACTGCTTACTTAAGGAAGCACTGA